TTGGATGCAGCGATTAGCGAACTATGGCGCAAAGTACTCGCCAAGATAGAAAAATCGCTAAGCAAACCCAGTTTTGATACCTGGCTGAAGGCGACAAAGGCAACTACATTAGAAGAGGATGCACTGATCGTCGTCGCACCAAACGACTTTGCTCGTGATTGGCTAGAAACCAGGTACGCACAACTGATTACCGATACACTATATGAAGTGACAGGTATCAATATGAAAGTAAAGTTCGTCGCGATGCAAAATCCTGATGCGGCTTTTGCCGACGAACAACCTGCCCCACGGGTGAAAATGAGCGAACCGCCAACAGTCGCGGATGACCAGCCACCCAGTATCTTAAATCCCAAATACACCTTTGACACGTTTGTCATCGGCTCAGGGAATCGATTCGCTCACGCCGCATCGCTTGCGGTTGCTGAAGCTCCTGCGAAAGCTTACAATCCCCTCTTCATTTATGGAGGAGTCGGACTTGGCAAAACCCACTTAATGCATGCAATTGGCCATTATGTCATTCAGCACAACCCATCGGCGAAAGTGGTCTATTTGTCGTCTGAGAAATTCACCAATGAATTCATCAACTCTATTCGTGACAACAAAGCCGTCGAATTCCGCAATAAATACCGGAGTGTTGACGTTCTTTTAATTGATGACATTCAGTTTTTGGCAGGCAAAGAATCGACACAAGAAGAGTTTTTCCATACGTTCAATGCCTTGCATGAAGAAAGCAAACAAATCATTATCTCCTCCGATCGACCTCCTAAGGAGATCCCGACACTGGAGGATCGCCTACGCTCACGCTTCGAATGGGGACTGATTACTGATATTCAGCCGCCAGACCTCGAAACGCGGATTGCGATTTTGCGCAAAAAGGCGAAAGCAGAAAATCTCGATATCCCTAATGAGGTAATGGCGTACATCGCCAACCAGATCGACAGCAACATCCGCGAGCTGGAAGGCGCACTGATTCGTGTCGTTGCCTACTCCTCCTTGATTAATCGCGATATCGACACGCAGCTGGCAGCGGAAGCACTGAAAGACATTATTCCTTCCTCCCGCCCACGCGTGATTACCATTATGGACATCCAACGAACGGTCGGAGAAGCGTTCAGCCTGAAACTAGAAGATTTCAAGGCGAAAAAACGGACAAAAACCGTCGCTTTCCCACGTCAGATTGCGATGTATCTCTCTAGAGAGCTGACAGATGCCTCCTTGCCGAAAATCGGTGATGAATTTGGCGGCCGTGACCATACGACAGTCATCCATGCCCATGAGAAAATCTCTCGTGCACTGGCAAATGACCCTCATATGCAAACAACCATTCAGTCGCTCATTGAAAAATTAAAAGCAAACCATTAAACCTGTGCATAACGCAAAAAGCCTATACACAACTTACCCACATGTGTATAGGCTCTCTTTTACGTGTTGAGTCCACATATCCACAAATCCACAGGCCCTATTACTACTTCTGTTAAAAAGATCTATCCTAATAAGTTATGATAAAGGCGCAGCCATTATGCAGATTCCAACCAAAAATAATGGCGCCGGAGAGGGAGGCTCACGTCGATGCAT
This genomic stretch from Brevibacillus sp. DP1.3A harbors:
- the dnaA gene encoding chromosomal replication initiator protein DnaA, which encodes MDAAISELWRKVLAKIEKSLSKPSFDTWLKATKATTLEEDALIVVAPNDFARDWLETRYAQLITDTLYEVTGINMKVKFVAMQNPDAAFADEQPAPRVKMSEPPTVADDQPPSILNPKYTFDTFVIGSGNRFAHAASLAVAEAPAKAYNPLFIYGGVGLGKTHLMHAIGHYVIQHNPSAKVVYLSSEKFTNEFINSIRDNKAVEFRNKYRSVDVLLIDDIQFLAGKESTQEEFFHTFNALHEESKQIIISSDRPPKEIPTLEDRLRSRFEWGLITDIQPPDLETRIAILRKKAKAENLDIPNEVMAYIANQIDSNIRELEGALIRVVAYSSLINRDIDTQLAAEALKDIIPSSRPRVITIMDIQRTVGEAFSLKLEDFKAKKRTKTVAFPRQIAMYLSRELTDASLPKIGDEFGGRDHTTVIHAHEKISRALANDPHMQTTIQSLIEKLKANH